ATGATGAAACAGGGACGGGACTACGAGCTAAGGGAGGTCGCATGGCCCACTTGAAAATCCGAGCGGGATGTTAAGCCTTGAACCGTGACCCCACTTCTCGTCGGATGTCACAAGTCAGGACCGCGTACATTGAGGCGTGGTAAGGGTAGGTTGCTGGGGAGGCTTCACCGCCCCAGCCGGTGGGCGAGGTCAGCCCAGGTGAGCACCACCGCCACCGGACGGCCATGGGGGCAGCGGGCTGGCTCCCTCGTGGCCTTCCAGTCAGCGATCAGGGCCTCCTGCTCCTCGTGAGAGAGATGCTCCCCGGCCTTCACCGCCGCCGCGCACGCCACCTCCCGCCACAGCTCGAGGAGCGGCGGCTCCCCCTCGAGCAGGCGCGCGGCCACCGCGGCGAGCGGCTCCTGGAACCCGAGGCGCGATTGGCGGTCGGCCAGCGGCGCCGGCCATCCTCGCAGGAGGAACGCCCGGTCCCCGAACGGCTCCAGGTCCACCCCCAGGCGCCCGAGGTCGGGGATCGCCCGCCGCAATGCCTCCGCCCGGTCGAACGGGACCTCCACCTGGACCGGGACCAGGAACTCCTGGGCCGGCATTACCTCCTCATCCCGGTACCGTTCGAACAGGACCCGCTCGTGAGCCACATGCTGGTCTACGATCTCCAGCCCGTCCTCGGCCTCGACCACGATGAACCTCCCCTGCACCTGCCCCAGCACCCGCCACCCCCGCCCCTGGGCCGCGGCCAGGAGCGGCTTGGGGGCTTCCCCTTCGGCCCTTGGGGCCGGACCGGCCGGGGGCACTGCCTCCACCGGGCCGAGGGCCACCACCCGCCCCCCCAGGGCCCGCAGCGCTGCCCGGTGGAGGAGGTCCATGGCCGCGCCCTCGGCCCGGAACCGGACCTCCTCCTTCTTTGGGTGCACGTTCACGTCCACCAGCTCCGGGTCCACGTCCAGGTACAGGAAGAACGCCGGGTGCTGCCCGCGGGGAACGAACCGCCCATAGGCTTGGGCGATCCCCACCGCGAGCACCCCCGGCCGCACCGGCCGGCCGGAGAGGAACAGGTGCTGGTCCACCCGCGTCGGCCGAGCGAGCTCCGGGGGCCCAAACCAGCCTTGGAGGTGGAACCCGGGCTCCCGCATCTCCACCGGGATCAGACGGGAAGCGAAGTCTCGGCCGTAGGCCTGGGCGATTCGAACGAGGGGGTCCGCAGCCGGGGGGACGTCGAGCACGGCCCGGCCCTCGGAGCGCACGGCGAACGCGACCGCGGGATGGGCGAGCACGAGCCGCTTGAGGGCCGTCAACACGCGGCGGGCCTCGGCCGGAGGGCTGTCGAGGAACTGGCGCCGGGCGGGGACGTTGAAGAAAAGATCCCGTACCTCCACCGTGGTCCCCACCGCCCGCGCCGCCGGGCGGTCCGCGGTTACCGTCCCCCCCTCCACCCGAAGTTCGTGGCCCGCCTCCGCCCCCCGCGGCCGCGACAGGAGCGTCACCCGGGCCACCGCGCAGATGGCTGCAAGCGCCTCCCCACGGAACCCCAGGGTGCGGATGTGGCGGAGGTCCTCCTCGGTGGCGAGCTTGCTCGTGGTGTGCCGTTCGATCGCGAGGTGCAGCTCGTCTGGGGCCATGCCATGCCCGTCGTCGGCCACCCGCAGGAGGGCGATCCCCCCGGCGTCCACGTCCACCGCGATCCGCTTTCCTCCCGCGTCGAGGGCGTTCTCGGCGAGCTCCTTGGCCACGGAGGCCGGCCGGTCCACCACCTCCCCGGCCGCGATCTTGCGGACCACTGCCTCGTCCAACCGCCGAATGGGCATCGGGAGGAAGGCTACCTCCCCCACCTGCCCCCCGCCACTTGCCGCCCCCCCGCGCCCTGTGCTACCCTTGTCCAAAACCAGGCTAAAGGGGGTGAATCCGGTGTACACCGTGTCTGAATTGGTGCGGCTCCTGGGCCTCTCCACCGAGAACCAGGTCCGCAACCGGATCGAGGCGGTGCGGGACCTCCTCGCCGGGGCCATTCGCCGTGGCCCCAACAACCAGATCCTCCTCACCGAGGACGGGTTGAGCACCCTCCGTGACCTCCAAGCTTTGTGCGAAACCGGGTATACCTTGACCGATGCGGCCAATCTCTTGCGCTATAAGACTGAAACAAAGGAACAAAAACTCGTTGGGATTTCGGGAAAAACCGAGCCGAACCGGGATGAGCCAGGGGATGTGGGGTGGCGGGCGCTGGTGGAGCACCTGGCGGAGGACGTCCGGCGCCTGGCGGATCGGGTGGCGGCCCTGGAGGTCATGGTTCAACGGGAGATCGGACAAGCGCCCTGGTGGGAACGGTGGCGATGAGGACAATCTGCCCGTGGCCCAAGAAGGAAAGCTCATGCAGGTGAAGGCGGCCATTGCCCGCTCGACGCGGCTGCGCACGCTGTGGACGTGCTCGAACATCACCGCCATCGACCGCCTCCGGATCAACGACCACGGCCCGACCCACGTCCGGATCGTGATGCGCATTGGGCTTAGGCTCCTTGAGCTCCTGCACGGGGCGGGGGTGAAGCTGGGGGTGGCCGACCACGGGCTTGGCTACGAGGACGCCCAGGTGGTGGTGGTGCTGGGGGCGGCCCTCCACGACATCGGGCACGCCGTGCACCGCCAGGACCATGAGCTCTTGTCCACGATCCTCGCCCCGACGCTCCTCGACGAGCTCTTGGCCGGGATCTACGAGGAGCCGCAGCGCACGGTGATCCTGGCCGAGGTGATGCACGCGATCTGGGTCCACCGCGGATCGCTGAGGCCGCTCACCGTGGAGGCCGGGGCCCTCAGCGTGGCCGACGCGCTCGACATGGAGAAGGGCCGGGCCCGGATCCCGTTCCGGGTCGGGGAGCCGACCATCCACAGCGTGTCCGCCCTGGCCATCGACAAGGTGGAGATCCTCCCCGGCCAGGAGAAGCCAGTGCACATCCACGTGCGGATGACCAACTCCGCCGGGATCTTCCAGCTCGACAGCCTCCTCAAGGAGAAGCTCAACAACTCTGGGCTCCGGGACTACATCGAGGTGTCGGCGGAGATCCAGGGCGAGGAGAAGAAGATCATCGAGCGCTATGCCCTCGGCTGAGCGGGCCGCAGATGCCTCCCCTGGGCTGTCCCCCTCCCTCGGCCACGGGAGGGGACCGGCGGCCCTCAGGGCCGGTCTTTACAAAAGGGTCCTTTTGTTAAGTCGGCGCCTCCGGGAATCGTTTTCTCTACGATGTTTGACGGAGGGATGTATCTTTTGTAAAATTTTGTGCATCCAAAGTAAAGCAACGCGGGAGGGAGACGGGTGCCCCTTGAAGTGACGCAGGAGGACTTCATGACCCCGGACCAGGTGCGGCGGCTCAAGGCGTTCGCCCGCCGGGCCGCGGACGAGGCCCGGCGGCGCGGCCAGACCGGCCCGGTGCGGGATTGGGCCATCCTCCACGTGGCCCTGGACGCCGGCCTCCGGGTGTCCGAGATCGTCAGCCTCAAGGTGGGGGATTTGCTCCTCGACCCCGGGCATTCGGCGATCATCGTCCGATACGGCAAGGGCGGAAAAGAGCGGGGGGTGGACATCGGCCAGCCGCTGCGGGAGCACCTGCGGGAGTACCTGGCGTGGAAGGACACCGTGGGCGAGCCCACCGGCCCCGACGACCTCCTGTTCGTGTCCCCCCGCGGAGGCCCCCTCACCCGCCAAGCGGTGTACCTCATGTTCAAGCGCTACGCCCGGCTCGCGGGCCTCCCGGACCGGTTCACCATCCACTCCTGCCGCCACACCTACGCTTCGATGCTGTACCGGGCGTCGCGGTTCAACCTGCGGCTCGTCCAGAAACAGCTCGGCCACGCCTCGATCCGCACCACCCAGGTCTACGCCGACGTCCTCTCCGCCGATGCCCTGGAAGCGGTGAACGGGCTGCCCCAATGATCCGGCTCCCCTGGGCCCTCCTCCTGGCCGTGGCCGTCGCCGGCTCAGGGCAGGCCCAGCTCACGGTGTCCGGGGAGCTCGGCTGGCAGGGCCTGGCCGTCCCCGGGGCGGTGAACCCGCTCGCGGCCACGGTGACGAACGGAGGCGGCGTCCCGTTCGCGGGCGAGCTCGTGGTCTGGCAGCGCATCGGCTCCGGATGGCGCGGTCAAGCGGAGCGGGAGCTGCGGGTGCCGGTGCTCCTCGCCCCCGGGGGGCGGGCCCGGCTACGCCTGCCGTGGCCGGTGGAGCCAGGACTGCGGACGGTGGAGCTCCGGGTGGAGGCCGACGGCCACACTGCGGCCCGGGCCGAGGTCCCGGTGCGCCTCGCAGGGGAACGGATCGCCGCG
This genomic interval from Candidatus Acetothermia bacterium contains the following:
- the mutL gene encoding DNA mismatch repair endonuclease MutL; the encoded protein is MPIRRLDEAVVRKIAAGEVVDRPASVAKELAENALDAGGKRIAVDVDAGGIALLRVADDGHGMAPDELHLAIERHTTSKLATEEDLRHIRTLGFRGEALAAICAVARVTLLSRPRGAEAGHELRVEGGTVTADRPAARAVGTTVEVRDLFFNVPARRQFLDSPPAEARRVLTALKRLVLAHPAVAFAVRSEGRAVLDVPPAADPLVRIAQAYGRDFASRLIPVEMREPGFHLQGWFGPPELARPTRVDQHLFLSGRPVRPGVLAVGIAQAYGRFVPRGQHPAFFLYLDVDPELVDVNVHPKKEEVRFRAEGAAMDLLHRAALRALGGRVVALGPVEAVPPAGPAPRAEGEAPKPLLAAAQGRGWRVLGQVQGRFIVVEAEDGLEIVDQHVAHERVLFERYRDEEVMPAQEFLVPVQVEVPFDRAEALRRAIPDLGRLGVDLEPFGDRAFLLRGWPAPLADRQSRLGFQEPLAAVAARLLEGEPPLLELWREVACAAAVKAGEHLSHEEQEALIADWKATREPARCPHGRPVAVVLTWADLAHRLGR
- a CDS encoding HD domain-containing protein; this translates as MQVKAAIARSTRLRTLWTCSNITAIDRLRINDHGPTHVRIVMRIGLRLLELLHGAGVKLGVADHGLGYEDAQVVVVLGAALHDIGHAVHRQDHELLSTILAPTLLDELLAGIYEEPQRTVILAEVMHAIWVHRGSLRPLTVEAGALSVADALDMEKGRARIPFRVGEPTIHSVSALAIDKVEILPGQEKPVHIHVRMTNSAGIFQLDSLLKEKLNNSGLRDYIEVSAEIQGEEKKIIERYALG
- a CDS encoding site-specific integrase; the encoded protein is MPLEVTQEDFMTPDQVRRLKAFARRAADEARRRGQTGPVRDWAILHVALDAGLRVSEIVSLKVGDLLLDPGHSAIIVRYGKGGKERGVDIGQPLREHLREYLAWKDTVGEPTGPDDLLFVSPRGGPLTRQAVYLMFKRYARLAGLPDRFTIHSCRHTYASMLYRASRFNLRLVQKQLGHASIRTTQVYADVLSADALEAVNGLPQ